A single Phragmites australis chromosome 4, lpPhrAust1.1, whole genome shotgun sequence DNA region contains:
- the LOC133915610 gene encoding ACD11 homolog protein-like: MLGFRQHMPWSSAAPAEPLCDKAAAVVAARRGMERPLTAVAEAFEELARGMEADGGELRLAPFGDTCALVSVLFSSLGMAFKFAEIEYVTKVNDLIGAGKSYGTLNDILDKDLENDSVKKQGSHSRNLRRVRLGLGLIKVLFEQFLATEGSLYDAATTAYGQVCAPFHSWAIRKAVGAGMYTLPSREQLIVRLNETDCSVQKEMRRYIDASSPIIEYIDNLFLSRNINLDW; encoded by the exons ATGCTGGGGTTCAGGCAGCATATGCCGTGGTcgtcggcggcgccggcggagccgcTGTGCGACAAGGCGGCGGCCGTcgtggcggcgcggcgcgggaTGGAGAGGCCGCtgacggcggtggcggaggcgtTCGAGGAGCTGGCGCGGGGGATGGAGGCCGACGGCGGGGAGCTCCGCCTCGCGCCCTTCGGCGACACCTGCGCCCTCGTCTCCGTGCTCTTCAGCTCCCTCGGCATGGCGTTCAAGTTCGCCGAGATCGAGTACGTCACCAAG GTGAACGACCTCATCGGTGCGGGCAAGTCGTACGGCACGCTGAACGACATCCTCGACAAGGACTTAGAGAACGACTCCGTGAAGAAGCAGGGCAGCCACTCCCGGAACCTGCGCAGGGtccgcctcggcctcggcctcatCAAGGTCCTCTTCGAGCAGTTCCTCGCCACCGA GGGTTCATTGTATGATGCTGCCACCACTGCATACGGGCAGGTCTGCGCGCCGTTTCATAGCTGGGCAATCAGAAAAGCTGTTGGTGCTGGGATGTACACTCTCCCAAGCAGGGAGCAGTTGATAGTGAGGCTGAACGAAACTG ATTGCTCCgtgcagaaggagatgaggagataCATTGACGCTTCTAGTCCTATTATAGAATACATCGATAACCTTTTCCTCTCGAGGAACATTAACCTAGATTGGTGA